One Blastococcus colisei genomic window carries:
- a CDS encoding GNAT family N-acetyltransferase translates to MLVGSALLHSIDRLQDDAQIGYWTAPAGRGRGVATEAVRRWAYGALPVDRIEFCHAVENAASPAGLRRRPASPSRARCGGPTATATA, encoded by the coding sequence GTGCTGGTCGGCTCGGCGTTGCTGCACTCGATCGACCGGCTGCAGGACGACGCGCAGATCGGCTACTGGACGGCGCCGGCCGGGAGGGGACGAGGAGTGGCGACCGAGGCGGTCCGCCGCTGGGCGTACGGCGCCTTGCCCGTCGACCGCATCGAGTTCTGCCACGCGGTCGAGAACGCCGCCTCGCCGGCCGGGTTGCGGAGAAGGCCGGCTTCGCCCTCGAGGGCGCGCTGCGGCGGTCCTACCGCTACGGCGACGGCGTGA